The DNA window TAACGTGTGGGCAATTGCTGTTGGCAGTATGCCCAGACCTACTAGCGGGAGAATAATCTCCATATTAAATGGCATCGTATACGTTGAATTAGTTGTGAAAATGTTCAAAACTCCAATTGTGATTGCGGCAAATGCGTAGATGGGCAGCATTAAAGCAAAGATTGACATTTGACTTCGCACTTTTCTTCCATAATTAAGATATAAAGCGATGAGCAAAGCGGCTAAAACAGCTTCTAAATCGCCTTTTAAACTCGGAGAAACTCTTACAAATTGATTCTGCGAAGTTACTGTTTCAGCATAACCAATAACGCATAAGCCTACAAAAGACAAAGCCAAACCAACCATCGCCAAAACAGAAGGCTTAAGCTTAAACACAAAAGCGGAGATAAAAACTGAAAAAATCGGCGTTGTATTGACGAGAACCGTTGCGTTTAAAATTGTCGTGTCTTTTAACGCAGAAACAAAAAATACGAAGTGCAAAGCAAGGAAGAGACTGAGGACGAGAAGCTGCTTTATGTTCTTTTTTACGAGATTAAAGTTGAATGATTTTTTAAGCAGAAAAGCCATCACGGCTAGAGCTAAACAAGCGATTATCAAACGCCAGAATACAATGGAAAAAGCGTCTAAGTTTGGCAGAAATTTTATGAAAATTGCAGCCGCGCCAAAGAGCACCCCAGCAATTGCGCTTTCTATCAACGCCAGCCTTCTTGTTCTTCCACTCATTCAAACGCCCTTTTTGCCAAAGTATGTACAAAGCCTAGTTTTAATAATTATTCCATTTTGTGACCAACGAAGTGGGCACTTGTAACCATAACAAATAACTATTCTGACCAACCAAAAAGTAGAATGTTAGAGGTGCCAAAAATCTTGAAAGCAAAAAAAGAACAGATACAAGAACCGGAATTGGAGAAAATTCTTGATAAAGCCGCTAAACTCGGAGCTTCTTATGCTGATGCGCGCTATCAAAACTACGAGTATGAGCTGATAACTGTTGAGAATAAAACTTTGAAAACTTATTCTTCAAGGAGACTAAGCGGTGTAGGCATAAGAGTTGCAATAAAAGGAACCGTGGGTTACGCGTCAACAAGCGACTTAAACCCGAAAAGTCTTGAGAAAACCTTAGAAAACGCTGTTAAAGCCGCCAAATCCGTGGGAGGCGAGAGGAAACCGTTTAGAAAGTCTAAGATTGAAGAGGCAAACGTGAAGCTCCCAATAAAGGTTAATCCTTTTGATGTTTCGCCGGAAGAGAAGGTTTCGTTAGCGTTAGACGCGAACAAGTCCGCGTGGATAAGCGATGAAATAAAGAGTGGCATGACATTGCTTGGCTGCTCCAGAGATGCCAGGCTATTCATGTCTTCAGAAGGCGCCAAAGTAAACGTTGAAACGGCGCTTGTAGGTCTTTTTCATGAGTCAGTTGCTAAAGTTAGCGGAGTCATGGAAAGAGTGCCCTACAGCGAATCCATGTGCGTAGGTTTTGAGTTCATAAAAAGCAAGAACTGGAACTCTTTTACAGTAGACATTTCTAAACTTGCAATAGAAGCAGCAAAATCAAAAACTCCGCCTCCAGGCACTTACCCGGTGGTTGTGGACCCGAGAGTTTTTGGAATACTATTGCATGAGGCGTTTGGGCACGCGTCTGAAGGAGATTTGGTTTCTACTGGCGAGTCCGTGCTTCAGAACAAAATTGGCGCCAAGTTAGCAAGCGACGCCGTAACCATAATTGACGAAGGCACGGTTGAAGGAGGATACTTTTATCCCTTTGACGATGAAGGAACAAAAAAGAAGAAAACAGTAATCGTTGAGAACGGAGTTCTGAAAAGTTATATTCTGGACAGGGAATCTGCTTCGCAACTTGGCTTGGAATCCACGGGCAACGGAAGAGCTCAAGACTTTGAAAACCTGCCCATAGTTAGACAAACAAACTATTACATGCAACCGAAAGACTACGCTTTTGAAGAGCTTATAGAAGATGTGGACTTTGGAGTGTATGTTGGTGGAAGAGGAACCACCGGTGGCGAAGTTGAAGTTGGCATGGGAACCTTCACTTTCGGCGTTGGTCCTTCCAAAATCATAAAAAACGGAGAATTAACCGAAACCGTCAGAGGCGTAGTAATCAGTGGTTTGATTCTTGAAACATTAAAAACCATAGACGCCGTTGGAAACGACTTGCTCATTCAAACGAGCGCTTTTGGCGGTTGCGGAAAAAATGGACAAAGAGCCTCTGTTGGCTTCGGAGGTCCGCACGTTAGGGTTCGCAAGATGACGGTTGGAGGAAGGTGAAATTATGGAAATAGCTGAATTGGCTGTTAAAAAAGCATTAGAATTAGGCGCAACTGAAGTAGAGGTTTATGCGCAGAAAACAAAAAATGTCCGTGTAGAGTTTGACGAGATAATCCAGAGTTTGAAGACAACTGAATCTTTAGGAATAGGCTTGCAAGTTGCGTTAGGCAGAAAAATCGCAACTTGTGCAACCTCAGTTTTGGACGAGAAAGAAATCAGCGAAATAGTAGCGAGAACAGTTAAAATTGCTAAGGTAGCACCCGAAGACCCACACTGGAAGCACATGAACAAAAAATTTGGAAAAGCACCAGCACAAGAATATTACGACAAAACCTTAGAAAGTTTAGAACACGAGGAAATCATTGAAAAGCTGATCCCTGCAATTGATTTGATGAAAAATTATGATAAAAGAGTCAAGCCCACACGTGGAATTTTGAACGTTTCAACCTCAAATGTTTATATCATAAACAACTACAACGAAAGTTCGGAAAGAAGAGAATCCAACATAGAAGTTTGGATGCGAACGAAAGCTAAAGAAGCCAGCATGGAGAGCACGGGGAATGAGCATCAAGAAACGCGGTTCTGGAAAGAGACAAAATTTGAGGAGTTGGCTGAAAAAGCTGCAGAGAAAGCCGTGAAATTCCTTAAAGCCAAGCCTATCAAGAGCGGTCAAATGGCGGTGGTCTTCAGAAACCAGATTTTCGCGAACATTTTCGGGTGGATTCTGAACGGTCCAATAACTGCAGAGTGGGTTCAGAAGGGCAGGTCACCGCTTGCAAACAAGATTGGAACTCAAATAGCCTCGGAAGACCTCAGCATAGTTGATGATGGATTAATGCCTAAGGGTTGGCGAACAAAACCATTCGATGACGAAGGACATCCAACGCAGAGAACATCAATCATAGAAAGGGGCGTTCTCAAAAACTACATTTACGATAATTACACGGCCATCAAAGATAACGTGGAATCAACTGGAAACGCCTTCAGAAACTTCTACTGGGTAAACCTGCAGCCAGCGCCCAGTAACTTAATCTTAAAAGCGGGAAAGGCAACAATTGAAGAGATTATTAAGGATACAAGGAAAGGAGTTTTTGTGGAAGAAACTATTGGCGAGTGGCTTTCGAATCCCGTGAGTGGCAATTTAAACGCTACCATAAGTCATGGATACCTCATTGAAAACGGCGAGCTTGCACAGCCAATTAAAGGTGCAGTTATTTCTGGAAACTTCTATGACCTTCTCAAGGATGGAATAGAAATAGTAGGCAATGATTTGAGAAACAGCGCACACTGTTACTCACCAACTGTGAAGCTTACCAAATTGACGCTTGCCGGACAAGAATAGAAAGCACCAAAAAACACAATACGCTTGCTAACCACTTTTTTCTAGTTATTTTTCAACTGACACTCTGCTTTCGCCTGCTTCTTTCTCAAGCCTTATTACGTGCTCAGCTTTTTCTGCAAAGGCTTCGCTGTGTGTTACAGCGATTATTTGTTCTATGGCTTTGAAGCGTGATATGGCTTCGGCTAGGCGGTTTATTGAGCCGTCTTCTCTTCCGAGGCTTTCGGTTGGTTCGTCCAGTAATAGCA is part of the Candidatus Bathyarchaeota archaeon A05DMB-5 genome and encodes:
- a CDS encoding DMT family transporter, which produces MSGRTRRLALIESAIAGVLFGAAAIFIKFLPNLDAFSIVFWRLIIACLALAVMAFLLKKSFNFNLVKKNIKQLLVLSLFLALHFVFFVSALKDTTILNATVLVNTTPIFSVFISAFVFKLKPSVLAMVGLALSFVGLCVIGYAETVTSQNQFVRVSPSLKGDLEAVLAALLIALYLNYGRKVRSQMSIFALMLPIYAFAAITIGVLNIFTTNSTYTMPFNMEIILPLVGLGILPTAIAHTLYFSSLSNLKSFETATLALLEPVGATILGVALFQEIPAYQFVLGAVLILLGIIFIVKEKV
- a CDS encoding TldD/PmbA family protein — protein: MKAKKEQIQEPELEKILDKAAKLGASYADARYQNYEYELITVENKTLKTYSSRRLSGVGIRVAIKGTVGYASTSDLNPKSLEKTLENAVKAAKSVGGERKPFRKSKIEEANVKLPIKVNPFDVSPEEKVSLALDANKSAWISDEIKSGMTLLGCSRDARLFMSSEGAKVNVETALVGLFHESVAKVSGVMERVPYSESMCVGFEFIKSKNWNSFTVDISKLAIEAAKSKTPPPGTYPVVVDPRVFGILLHEAFGHASEGDLVSTGESVLQNKIGAKLASDAVTIIDEGTVEGGYFYPFDDEGTKKKKTVIVENGVLKSYILDRESASQLGLESTGNGRAQDFENLPIVRQTNYYMQPKDYAFEELIEDVDFGVYVGGRGTTGGEVEVGMGTFTFGVGPSKIIKNGELTETVRGVVISGLILETLKTIDAVGNDLLIQTSAFGGCGKNGQRASVGFGGPHVRVRKMTVGGR
- a CDS encoding TldD/PmbA family protein produces the protein MEIAELAVKKALELGATEVEVYAQKTKNVRVEFDEIIQSLKTTESLGIGLQVALGRKIATCATSVLDEKEISEIVARTVKIAKVAPEDPHWKHMNKKFGKAPAQEYYDKTLESLEHEEIIEKLIPAIDLMKNYDKRVKPTRGILNVSTSNVYIINNYNESSERRESNIEVWMRTKAKEASMESTGNEHQETRFWKETKFEELAEKAAEKAVKFLKAKPIKSGQMAVVFRNQIFANIFGWILNGPITAEWVQKGRSPLANKIGTQIASEDLSIVDDGLMPKGWRTKPFDDEGHPTQRTSIIERGVLKNYIYDNYTAIKDNVESTGNAFRNFYWVNLQPAPSNLILKAGKATIEEIIKDTRKGVFVEETIGEWLSNPVSGNLNATISHGYLIENGELAQPIKGAVISGNFYDLLKDGIEIVGNDLRNSAHCYSPTVKLTKLTLAGQE